The proteins below are encoded in one region of Cyanobacteria bacterium GSL.Bin1:
- a CDS encoding 50S ribosomal protein L32: protein MAVPKKKRSKAKKRTHKSLWKGKATAEAQKALSLGKSVLSGRSTFVYPTNEDDEDDEE from the coding sequence ATGGCAGTTCCCAAAAAGAAACGCTCTAAAGCCAAAAAGCGCACGCACAAATCCCTCTGGAAAGGAAAAGCTACTGCTGAAGCGCAAAAAGCTTTATCTTTAGGAAAATCAGTCCTCAGTGGACGTTCTACCTTCGTTTATCCGACCAATGAGGATGACGAAGACGACGAAGAATAA
- a CDS encoding DUF1768 domain-containing protein has product MAIYFYKADQPYGCFSNFSPHPVTIDGKEWPTVEHYYQAHKLLGTPDQGLMEVIRQVETPEEAAAMGRDCARTIRIDWNTAKQKVMWRGVLTKFLTHPDIQTILLNTGDEWLVENSPRDYYWGCGKDGTGQNELGRMLMRVRTQIRQQLAQTQCDGID; this is encoded by the coding sequence ATGGCGATTTATTTTTATAAAGCCGATCAACCGTATGGTTGCTTTTCTAACTTTTCTCCTCATCCAGTGACCATCGATGGCAAAGAATGGCCGACAGTTGAACATTATTACCAAGCCCATAAACTACTTGGTACACCGGATCAGGGATTAATGGAAGTGATTCGTCAAGTCGAAACTCCCGAAGAAGCAGCAGCAATGGGGCGTGATTGCGCTCGGACGATTCGCATTGATTGGAATACAGCAAAACAAAAAGTGATGTGGCGGGGTGTTCTCACGAAGTTTCTCACCCATCCAGATATCCAAACGATTCTTCTCAACACGGGAGACGAGTGGTTGGTGGAAAATTCGCCGCGAGATTATTACTGGGGATGTGGAAAAGATGGAACTGGGCAAAATGAGCTGGGAAGAATGCTGATGCGCGTCCGCACCCAAATCAGACAGCAATTAGCGCAGACGCAATGCGACGGAATCGATTAA